AGCGTTCAACGGGGACCCGGAGGTCTGGgtcctgcctggggtctggagAAAAGTAGTACCTGAGTATTTtcccccaacagtttgccccttatttctcgatttcgtcatcgaTTTCgaggaataacctgtgcactcaagtcaactggggttgctcattctcagcaggtaTCCCTCATGCAGGACAGCGTTCCATGAGCTCGTATTTTGGGTTCTTCGTAGGCTGGAATTTCTTCTTCGGACCCAAGTGAGAGACGGTTTCTCTGTAGAGGACCCAGCCTTGGTAGTGTTTCTTCAGGTTCTTTGAATCTGCTATGGAGGACAGAGTCTGGAGTTTCGACGATCTCTTTCGGAGATTCTTGAGTCTAAAGAGAACATCTCTGGCCTTTattctttttcacaaagtttCCTTTCTCGCGGCGTATTTCTTTTTTCGCGAAGATCGTCCTTTCCTTTTCTTCCAGGCCTGTCTACTTTTGAGGATCTTCCAGAATATCAGACAATatgaatattttctttttccagCTATAGAGGAAGAGAAACTTGGTGTAAATAAAGTTTTGCAAAGCATTCGAGTAGCTCCAACTCGTCTTGAGCTTCTGATCTTCTGAGATGAATCCTGATACCCCAGCTTTCCCGTCTTCGTTCGTGGGTGGACGTACAAGACCGCGTCATCTCTCCGCCGACCCTTTCTCATCTCCTACCTCCGTCTGGGGAGAGATTTCAGAAGCTGATAATGAGGCAGTTCCGATGGCACCCCTGAGGCAACGTCGCTCCTACTTCCTCGATGATGGCCCGCGTTCCGAGATCCAGTAGGAGAGCCTTATCAATATTCGGAAGAAGTTTGTGATTCCTCCCTCGGTGGTGATGAGATGTCCTTCCGAGTTTGAAAGGGCCGGATGGAGGATATGATGAGATAGCCATCTATGAAGCGTATCTGGAGGGAGGTTTCTGAGTTGGCGTCCCCTCTATTGTTGCCGAGGTATCTTCATTCTTTGGCTTCTGTCCTTCTCAGCTTACTCCCCTGACCTGGAGAACTCTAATGGCTATTCAAGTTCTTGGGGAATTTCATGGCTTTGTCGTTGGAGTACATGAGATCATGTACTCCTACTATTTCGCTCCATTGGTGAGCAAGCCGGGATTCTATCACCTTCGGTCTCGCGATGGTACTCCTTTGGTAGAGGAGCCTTCAAGGGGAATCAAGGGTAACTATCCCTTTGGAGACAATTGGGACAAACAGTATTTATTTGTGAAGATTCCAGGATCGTCTCCATATCCTTCGTTTTGGCGTATCGTGGGTAAGTTACTTTCTTCGTCTTGTGTTTGCCGCTTGTCCGGAACTGATGGTTTATTATGATGACAGATGTAGCTCGTCCAGTGTATTTCATCGGGGAAGTAGTGGCGAAGCTCGTGTTGGGATTTCCTCAATGATTCCGGTGGGTGAACTTCCTGATGAGCAAAGAGGCTCTATACCATAGTCGTGTGTGAGGTGAGATTTCgttctttggtttcttcttgcTGCCATTCTTTCTTCTAATTTTTTCGTGTTGTCTTTCTTCAGGGAACGTTGCAAGGCTTTCGGTTTCGATTatctatgatgaatatcaaaagGCAAAGACCCGAAAGAGACAACCCTTTTATACTCCTCCCCCAAGATTGGTTAGAGCTGCTTCATCGGTCTCTGGTCCTTCTTTCGTTCCTCCGGCTGGTACCGAAGCTCCATCCGCTCGTATCTCTCCTATGGCTGTTCATCAGAGATTGCTCACCGAATTGTTTTTCCTTCGTAACCAAGTGCGGGGTATGGCGTTCCATAGGGACCAATCAGTCCTCCGGGCAAGAGCTACGACTAGATGGGAGCTTATAAAGGAGTGGCTGGAGAAGAAAGTGGATCACTGGAATCCAGAAGAAGAATATCACCGTTACCTATTCTGGGCTGAAGGAGTTGACCAGCTAATGACTGGAGGACCGGTTCAAGCAGCTACCTCGGGATCTGCAGCGGGATCGCGATACTCGGGAGATCcgttttttaatgttttagagacacctttttttctttttatgctGGGGTTTTGAGCTTTTTACTTTTGAGTAATGTCTTCTACCGTTTCGAACGTTGATCCTTTGCGGTCCCTtttaaagagattgttgctTTTGACTCCTTTCATGCGTTGAATTGATTCTTTAGCCCCTACTTTGCGTGTTGAATCATTTCTTGGTGGGAATCACTCTTGATTCCTGGGGGCCGTGTGGCTTTTTTTTGGAGAATTCGGGGTTCCGGTCGGTTTTGGACCTTGAAGTATATGGGTTCCTGGGACCGACCCCTGGAATCCTAGCATGATTATGGACCTTGAGTCCGTAGTTTATAGGTATTTGGACCCTGAGGTCTTTCAAGATTTCTCGTGAAAGTTTTGTTAGAGGGCCTGTGGGCCTGGATCCGGGTTTCGTGTTAACCCGGAGTTATAGTTTTTGCAGAGACCGTATTCCGCCTCCCTAGGAGAGACTACTACCAGTATCTGTTGGGATTTAGCATTCTACCGCTCGGAAGCTGGTCACTTTCGAGTTCCCGTGCTGCATGTTGCTTCTGCAGAAGCCACTATCAGACTTATTAAAGTTTTGCTGGTGTGGATGAAAATCCAAGTGCCAGACTTTACCACTCTCCACGTCTGGTCAAGCAGTCGAGTGCTCCATGTATGTCACAATACTTTGGCATTTTTATATAGTGTCCCCTGTATCGTATAGGTTGgagcgttttaatacatgtacttACGCGTATGATTTTTGGGGACCCCGATATGCCTTAGGCTatacaggggttttaggtagtatCGACAACATACCCAGGCTTGCGCAGACCCATTcctgctttatgtctcatacccattTGTTTTCACGTGGAAATACCAGGTATCAGTGAGGTTGAGCTGGGATTCGAAGGTTTCGTGGAACCCGATCCAGCCCTAtatgcccctttaagtattGTGGTTTCCTACTACTTttatagtcggaactatttCATTAGATAAGCTTTTTCCGGAGACTCTTAGCATACATATAAGTAGGAAACTAAAATgcttaaacaatatataatagAGTAATATAAATCAAGATCTGGGGATCCTAATATCAAATAGTAGGTTGCAAGGTGTTCCAAATAGGTAGACTACGTTTTACCATTGCTTTTTGATAGCTCGTGGACTATGTCATGTCGTAGAACCTCGTCCCCTTGTTGGGAGGTCTCCGTCTCAGCTTGCTCATCATGGCTCTTGGTCGTATGCCATCGGTTGGGTTGGTCCCGGGCCGACAGCTTGGCGTTTTCTCGGATGATGAGCCTCGGGGTTGTGCTCAATGCAGAGAGGGTTCCTCCTTCCATCGTCTGGGGGATATCCAGTCAGGGATTGAGTACTCGAGGTGGTTTCTATAATAATTTTCTCCCAGGGTTTATCGGGTTCTCTTCTGACCCGTAGGTCCTTGCATTGCTCGTAGGTTGAGCTTGCCCCAAGGATCCCGTACTGGTAGCGATTTTCTTCGGGACCTTAGGGGGTCTAGATATCTTCTGCCCCGGTTTCGTGGATGATCCAGCTTCGAGGCGCGTGCCCCCCTTTTGGAAAGACCAAGATGTCATCATGGATTTGGGACTCCTCAGGAGGGGTCCACAGTCGTCTTTCTCTGGTTGATTGAGAACTTCGAATGTTTTCTGAGGTCTGACCCCTTTAGAGTGTACGTAGAAGATTGGTCTCCCGAATCGTCCGTTATGGGGGAAACAAGGTATCTCAACTCGCTTCTTGATACTCCTTATCTAGCCGGAATCTCTTGGGTGCCAATGTATCTGACAACACGTGGAGATATCGCCTATAGGCTGTCGCCTTTTCTTAGCTGGGGAATGATGCTTCTCTGGGATAAACCTGCTGGAGCTTGTAAATTTAGTACGGGTCCCTGGCCCTGAACTCTTCCTTGGGGTTATCATCATAGGGATCCGCCTCTCCAGATATGATGCCTCGCGTCTGGACATTGAATCAAAAGGACTCTGGGTCTTGACTACCTCTTGACCAGCTTGATTTGGATCCAAAAGAGACCATGCGAAGCGGTTGACCTTGAATCGAAAGGACTCTGGGTCTTTCGTTTCCAGTTTGTTGCGTACCTTTCATCCTTTCATCTTGTTAGTGTCTGGTCCCTGTACGCATAGGGTTCGAGATCTGTACTGTAATTGCTATAAGGCCTTGGTTTTTCCCTTCAGGGTGGTTTGATAGCAGGATCGAGAGTTTTCTTGATCACCCCTGACGGCCTTGATGCCCCAGGGAGTTGGGAACTTCACCATTTGATGGACTGTTGAGGGGACAACTCCCATATCATGGATCCAGGGTCTTCCCAAGATCATGTTGTAGGATGATTGGCAGTCGACGAGGAGGAACTTAGTTGACATGTTGATTCCTCCAGCATAGACTGGAAGAACCACTTCACCGGCGGTTTCCTTCACCTATCCGCTGAATCCCACGAGTGGGGTTATCCTCCTAGTTAAGACACTTTCATCCAATCCCAGGTCCTGATAGGCGGTCTGGAAGATGATGTTACTGGAGCTTCCGTTATCTACTAGGATCCTCCTTACCAAGCATTTTGCTACGGTAAGCGATACCACCAGAGCGTCATGATGGGGAGCTAGGACCTTCTCTTGTTCCTTTGCCATTAAGCCTATTTCGTCTGATCCCAAGAGTAGCCGTTTTGATTTGGACGTCTCCAGGCCAAGTTTGGCGTTTCGCGTGCTCTTCTTTGCGGCTGCATGGCTTTTGCCGCTTATCTTCGAACCTCCGGAGATGACATGGATCACTCGGTCCTGTCGAGGTGGTGACGCGGGCTTGGTTTCAGCAGATTTCATGGGTGTCTCCTTGCTTAGGAGGTTCTTCGCCTTTTCTGATAGGAACTCCCGAAGGTATCTCTTCTGGAGTAGTTCGTTGACTTCAATCTTCAGTGCGATGCAATCCTCCGTCCTGTGACCATGGTCACGATGGAACTCACACCAGAGGTCGGGGTTCCAGAAGGAATCGGGTTACCTCATCTTTGGGGGCCATTTAACCAGTTGACCCATCTGCCTTAGGGCGTTGATTAGCTCTGGTTGGGATACATAAAAGTGTGAGATATCTGGCCAGGTAGACACCGACATCCCTTCCGCTCTCTCGAGTGGACGGCTCATGTACCTGCCCCAGTTCCTGCCCACTTGGTCTTTTGTGGGTTTCTGGGAGGACCTCTCGTCTCGATCACTCCGGTCTTGCCTGGTTGCTTGTTTATGCTGAGTCCTAGCGCGGCTTGCGACGTCTTCCTCCCATTTTATATGGGCCAAGGCTCGGGATAATACGTCTTCCATAGTTTTACACTGATACTTAGTCAGTTCCTTGTAGAGATCCTCGTATGGGAGCATGCCTCTTTTGTAGGCTGAGATTGTTGTGGTAACGTTGCATTCAGGAATCGATACCTTTTCCTGATTGAAGCGAGCTATGTAATCGCGAAGGGGTTCGACCGATGCTGGAGGATTTCATAGATGTTGTCCGAGGTTTTCTTCAGGTTCCGGCTACTTGCGAACTGCTCCACGAACCCATCGCTGAGAGTTGTGAACGAAGATATGGATCTGATGGGTAGATTAATGTACCATTGCAACGCGGGTCCGATCAGGGTTGAGCCGAATACCTTGCACATGGTGGCCTCGTGGAACTCCCTTGGGAGTGCTACAGCTAGCATCCATTGTTTGTACTGAGCGATGTGGTCGTCAGGGTCGCCGGTGCCATCATACATCTTTATGTTGGGGAAGGAGAACTTTTTCGGCATCTCGATCAGGGCAATGTTTTCTGTGAAAGGAGTATCGGCGTAAGAACATGGATTACCCCGGGGAACCTTTCTACCATAGATTGCATGGCGTCGAGCTTGTTAGAGAACATCTGCTCCAGATAGGTGGTCAATGAGGACTGCAATGCCGCGGCTCCTTCGGATATTTCCTTTTCGAAGTCTGGATCGGAGTCGCTGGATATTGTTTCATGGACTCGCGTATCTCCAGCTTTTTCGCCTGATGCCCCGGCTTCACCTGAAGGCTGTCGAGCGGTACCTCCTGCGGTGTTGGGTGTGTCCAGGCTCGGCATGAATCGGACCTGTGTGCGGAAGCGGCGCTTCTTGTTGCTTGTCGTGTTGAGGGCTTGATTCTTGTCTCGGAGAACAAGGTTTTCAGATTCGAGCTGAGTAAGCTTCTCAGCACTTTGCTCCAGCTGCTTCGAATGTTCATCTAGCTTTTCCTTCAGGCTTTGAACTTCGGAGGAAAGCTCAGGGTTCTCGGTAGCTTCCTGAGCCTTGTGTAAGTCGGTTACCTTGCTTTGTAATCCGTCGAGTTGCCTTTGTAGCTCGGCTTCTCTTGGAGTAGATTCTGACGTGTTGTCTTGCTCATCCACCGCCATCGTCACGtagtttagattactcccctccttctagcgccaaaattttaagagatttttgtgtaggatcttttaGAGTACTACGGAACGATGGATATGCTGGGTTTCGTATAGATTTTAGAGTAGTAAAAGAGGTTATGACTTGAATAAGCGTTTATTAGATCAAACTAGAAGATATTACAAAGTATTGAGTAAGAAACCCTAGTGTAGCCGTATAATTCTAGCCTTCAAGTCTAAAAGAGTCGATCCCTTGTTCTAGGGTTTGGGTTCCCCTTATATAGTCGTCTATAGGTTGGTTGGAGTAGATGAAAGTCTTCTATATtcagaaatatggaaggttctccttatcggcaATTTGCATTTTCTTGGAGCTGGAGGCGGTTCCTGGAACCGATACCAGGGTACCCGATACTGGGGATCCTGAGCGTTCCTAAAACGGGGAACCGGAGGTCTTGGTCCTGCCTGGGGTCTAGAGGAAAGTagtacctgagtatttttcccaAACAACTATGATTTCTGGTCCTCTGGTCATCTCACCAGGCAAGGCTGCATAAAATTCCTTCACGATTTATGGAATGTAACCTCCTAGGCCTTGTGACAGTCTTCTCAAGTTTTCCTTTCTTGATTATACTCAGATAGCCCCATGTGTCTTTTGAGTTTAGATCCACTGAACGTTCTGGAATGATCTCTCTAGAGGCAAAACCCGCATACCTATGCTCTGCAAGACGCTCTGCACTAGTCAATCCTCTCTTGATTGCTCTCTCGATAtgtgttggggaaaaatattccatgaagagattactccagCTTCCGTCTTCCAGGTCCCTGCCCCCAGGGTCTTGTTTCTCCCTCTGGGTCTCGGGTCCCTGCCCCCAGGTCCGGGTCCCTGCCTCTGGGTCCCGGGTCCCTGTCCCCGAGTCTGGGACCTTACTCCGTCTTTCAGGTCAAGTGATTTCTCCTGCcttaagataaatggaaatcttcCATTTATCAGGTAACCAGCTTGGGAAAGAAGGATTATCCCTAAAtctaagagaaagaggaagtattCCAATACATACGACATCCCTTAAGAAAAtggaaatattctattatctaaggatataatgaatatttccaaatcctaaGAAGGGAGGCACgacctcttctataaatatatgtttctaaacctaaagagggggggggggggtccaAGACGTCCATAACCAGAGCTCACCAATTCTACAGCCGTCAAGGCAAGATTCTACAGAAGATCTTCTTCTCGGACAAGCCTATGATAGGCTGATCCCGACGGTTACTATCGACCAGGGGAAGATATATGCTCCCTGCAGCACGTCAACAACTCTACATACTGGCCCAGACCACGATCTCCAGCATACCGACATGGACACTCCATGCTCATCAAAGCATATCGAAGCGCCATGCTCCCTGCAGCATATCGACTACTCCACCATCTGTTTCGGCCATGTTCCCCATAGAACAAATGACTCCTATAACCTACAAGGCACTGACGACATATACGCCCATACCCGTATGGCAATACCCTCAGAGCAGGATTTCCTGGCTTATCCACGACCGAAGCAGGAGAAAGTACCACGACGACCAGTCTCCTTCTTCCTATCATTCCGTAGTGCTGAGCACAAATCActtgtacacaaaaatcccctaacagtttggcgctagaaggaggggcagTCATATGCTACGTGATGATGGTGATAAGCGGAAGAGACATTACATCCATTCCTTCAGAATATTTCAACCCCAGCCATCTAGGGGCAAGATACGACGTATTCTCACCAGATCTAAACCTCACACATCTGGAAACACCTCTTCAAGGGAGGATAACACAACGCTAAACAAAAGTAACAAGACCCAACACAGGAATTACCAACTGGTTCCTACTGGTTCCTGCTAGTTATGGGTCCTATCCTCAGATCAGACTTCTTGCAGTCCCTGGTCCCTACTGATTCCGGGTCCTATCCTCAGATCAGACTTTCCGCAGTCCCTGGTTCCTGCTGGTTCCGGGTCCTATCCTCAGATCAGACTTTTTGCAGTCCCTGGTTCCTGCTGGTTCCGGGTCCTATCCTTAGATCAGACTTTCCGCAGTCCCTGGTTCCTGCTGGTTTCGGGTCCTATCCTCAGATCAGACTTTCCACAGTCGCTGGTTCATGCTGGTTCCGGGTCCTATCCTCAGATCAGACTTCCTGCAATCCCTGGTTTCTGCTGGTTCCGGGTCCTATCCTCATATCAGACTTTCTGCAGTCCATGGTTCCTGCTGGTTCCGGGTCCTATCCTTAGATCAAACTTCCTGCAGTCCCTGGTCCCTAATGATTCCGGGTCCTATCCTCAAATCAGACTTTTCGCAGTCGCTAGTTCCTGTTGGTTTCGGGTCCTATCCTCAGATCAGACTTTCTGCAGTCCCTAGTTCCTGCTGGTTCCGGGTCCTATCCTCATATCAGATCCCCGCAGTCTTCGGATCTGCCAGTTCTGGTGGTCCCAACCCAAAGCCGATGTCTACAATTATTGACTCCTGTTGGTTCTGGATCTTCACTACGCAACAAGTCTCAACAACCTTCGGACCCAATGGGGGCAGCCATCACCAAGCAAGCCCTAGACGACATCCATACTTCCAGACTCACAACTCCACCTCATATGAGAAAGATGCAAGGTTCTCAAGCGGGACACAACATTTTCCGCCCGGGTTTACAACTTGGACGAATTCTAAAGACATGAGGAGTCAGATGAAGAGCTCCTGGAAATACCACGGGCGTACCATGCAACCACTAAGAGGTAACCGAAGAACCACCTTTCTCTTTAGGCTTTAGAATCTAAGTGGTAGTGGAATCCTAGATAAGCCTAATATCTGGGTGGATAGAACGCCTTTTAGTACTCATCAACTTCCATTGGAGTTGTTCTGCGAAAGGATCCCTGCCCAAGCGCCGGGAACACTGCTTCTCTGCATCCTGCAAAGGAGCCGAAGAAAAACGCGAACTCTACATTAAGACATGCTGGCCTTCTGATTCTTGGGTCCAATTAGAGCAAAGGAGGGTAAAAGAAGATGGAGAACACACGTTCCAGCTACTATTCATCTCTGGGTTCCGGGTTCCA
This genomic stretch from Brassica napus cultivar Da-Ae chromosome C9, Da-Ae, whole genome shotgun sequence harbors:
- the LOC125592685 gene encoding uncharacterized protein LOC125592685; its protein translation is MPKKFSFPNIKMYDGTGDPDDHIAQYKQWMLAVALPREFHEATMCKVFGSTLIGPALQWYINLPIRSISSFTTLSDGFVEQFATSVEPLRDYIARFNQEKVSIPECNVTTTISAYKRGMLPYEDLYKELTKYQCKTMEDVLSRALAHIKWEEDVASRARTQHKQATRQDRSDRDERSSQKPTKDQVGRNWGRYMSRPLERAEGMSVSTWPDISHFYVSQPELINALRQMGQLVKWPPKMRTEDCIALKIEVNELLQKRYLREFLSEKAKNLLSKETPMKSAETKPASPPRQDRVIHVISGGSKISGKSHAAAKKSTRNAKLGLETSKSKRLLLGSDEIGLMAKEQEKVLAPHHDALVVSLTVAKCLVRRILVDNGSSSNIIFQTAYQDLGLDESVLTRRITPLVGFSG